AAATAATGTGAACAACCAGTATTCAGAAACCTTTACTAGTCTACTTCAGAACACACAGAGCTCTACCAAGCGCTTCCCAATCTAACAGCACTCCACCCCAGCTCTGCTAAGTAAATTCCCTTTaaacctttttcagctggggatccccagatgctgttggactgggACTCCCATCATTCATCCAGCATAGCAGTTAGTCTGGGATGAATGATGGGAGTcccagtccaacagcatctggggaacaacaacatctgagattccaaggttgaagaacaatGCTTTTTAAACAGCTAAGACTAGTTCAATGTACTGTTATAGATTCAGGGGTCTAGATTAAACCTGTGGGTTTAATCTAGACCAGTGATCCTGTGTATGGGAGGCTATAATCTATAGGAGGAAGCTTGCTGAACCAATCAGGCCAGTTCATTTGTCAAGGTAATGGCCTCAGCTGCTCAGTTAAATAAATACCTGTCATTCACATCTTAAAAGAGTGAGCTCTGTTCCCGTAGAGACATGTGGATGAGTTTTTCCCCCATCTGTTCTGGTTATATGCCACATCATCCTAGGATGGAGAATAATAGGCCAAGACTGTGTATGTGAAAGTTGTGAGAGAAATTTTGCTAATGCTGGCAGCTGGAGACTCAAAGGCATGTTTTACTCCAAAGCTAAGGCTTTGGGTTTCCCTGGAACTCTAATGGGGAGGCAATATCTGTTttggtgttaatgctgtgagcccctccatcctatgctcaggttgaaTATATGTGTCAagaaaaccatatatcataaagacaccacagtctctgttgacccaaggaaactgaaccctgggaaaGAGCAAGCACGCCTGGAGTCtctcaccgctcagagattgggatgtGTGCAACACTGGTGTCAGAAGTGCTGGAGAAGAGCAAAGTGGGGTGTCTGTGAAGGGATGGCAGAATGCACCTCAAACAGCATTCCTTGGTGCAAgagcagggatggtggaagtccTCAAGGATTACCCTACTTCCATCTCCGAAATGGTAGAGATCATCCATCTGTGAGAATGGAGAGGGCTGGGGTCTTCTGAAGTGATTTTTGGTGTGGGAGGAGTGTGTGTTAACTATAGGTGTGTCCCTCTTTTCACCTTCTTTCCCACATCCCCCCTGCATTCCCAAGATTCTAGGTGTCCTACTTTTAGGGGCATCACTTCCATCACCTCAAAGGAACTCACAGCTGTAGCGTTGAGAGCAGGCTGGCCTGGCTTCCATAGGTCTTCAACAGGCTCCTTCTTCAGGCTAATGTCCGAGGGCGGTCGCAGCAGGTGGACAACCTTGACCCATGACTCAAACTCACTTTCCTGTGTATCTGGTAGTGGGCAGAGCTGGAGGTAGAAAGTGCGGCCGGTGGACATTTTGAATCGGAGCTGTTGCTTATCAAAGTCATGGATGGAGATCTTGACAAAGCACAAGGGAAGGAGCCTGCAGGGACAcagggagagaaaggaggaagatCTATATGTGTGTTTGTTGAGGGAGTGCAAAATGGGGTCTATGAACTGGCTTGCCGTCACACCACAATCTGACCCTCTTTATTTATTAAGACTTTTTAATGGCATGCACAAGATTTAGGAACTTGCACTGAAATAGCACAGCCATTCTTAAAAAATTACCTCTGAAAGCAGCAAGAGAATTTAGAATGAAACAAAGTGAGGTTTGCTACACTcacgtcctgcttgtgggcttcccattgcgGTTGCCAACATTTTGGAGCCACtgcctacagttcccagagttccctgtaagGAGGGATCGACTGGTAAGCCATCCTGGAAATTAGGGTTGGCCCAATATGGTAAACCGCAAAATGGCgccccccttccccaccaggtaagaaggagtgagtgaaaatctacatcaggaacaagggaataaagacctacattaggatctgctgtccctgtggatcctgccacctgaggcagtcacctcacatTGCCCCATAGGTGGGCTGGGCCTGCTGGAAATTGTATCTCTGTGGGGataataggggtctcctaaccactctcagaacccttaacaaactacagctcccagaattctttgtgagGAAGTCTTGACTGTTGTACCATAGTGCTCTAAATCACGCGAATGTGGCCTTTTTAAACAGGGTGCTGCCTTGGTGTGAAAATGGGCAAGCTGGGCCTCACCTGGTCAGTTCAAACTTCATATTCATCGAAGTGCGGTGTAACCGGGCGGCCTGGAGGCTTTGAGGCTGCTGTCGGGGAGGGAATATTGGCCGGGCCAGCAACAGCACGTTGGGGACCTGAAGGCCTGGGCTGGTGGCCGCAATGGCAACCCGCACCATCTGGACTTGATTGTGGACGTCCAGGGTGCCACCTCGCTTGCTGACCTGCAATGCAAAGAGAGGTTACCTTGTGATGACtgttggatcaatccatcaaCCTCTGATGGATGATTTAGAAGGATTGGGTCCGGCATCACTTTCGCTATGTGTGTGAGTTACATCTCAAcgcagctccttccttggaagagTCTTCAGGGTTGAAGGTACACTACACAGCAGGCAATAAACACTCGTGGATGTCATAAAGATTTGATCAAGTGTAGAAGCTTCCTTGTCAGGCATAAAAGCATattggtagcaaatatatacagacatCCACCATCGCTGTGGTCAAGGCATGCTTAGAGTCCAACAAAAGCCCAAGACTCACTCTCCCTGCTTCTCACCTCCCTTTACGCTTGGGAGAAAAAACGGACACTGCCTTTAGGAGATAGAGATGAACTCCTCTTCTGGCCTCTAACAAACCAGCCTAAGAAGATAGCTCCCCAGAAGGGGTCTGCTTCCACTGACACAGACTGAGCAAAGTTCCCCTGACAAACATCACCTCACTTCTCTGCAAACAACAGACACCACTCCCTATGTTCCTGGAGATTTAACAGCTATGTACTGAACTGTACTCAAAACTTGACAGCGCAGCCTGCAATTCCATACTGCTCCAGTAGGGATAGGAAAACACTCCTGCTTTTAACTCCACAGAAAACAAACTTCAGGCTTACCAGACTTACTAGACCGCAGGTGTAGGTTACCAGCTAACATCCTCACTGCATCCGTGAAACTCACTGCCACTAGAACAGAAAAACACCAGCCTAAAGTGTTCGCTTTAGGCCCTAGACATGCCGGCATGTCTCGTATCAGCATCCCAGACTATTTGTAGGGGTGGTTACAGCAGGGAGAATTCTGACAGGGGGAAATTATCCAAACGTGTTCGTGCAGCGACGGAGAAAGGGGAACTCTCTTTGGCTGAGTTTTGCCCAGTTCTTGAGAAACTCTGGATGTGAGTTGGGGAGGGATCTTGACTcggtgctctccccccccccacgccttgcatgcaaaagggtgTTGAGTTAAACGCCCAGCATTTCCAGAGTCCCAGGAAGCAAACCTAGGAGCAGGTTCCCATACCTGGACAAAGTCACTTTCAAACATGGTGGCACACTTGAACAGGTTGTACTCCCCGGAGCGTAGTTGGCGCTGGAGGGGCCCCATAGCTGTATTGAAGAGGCCTTTGGTGGTGATGTGACTGGGTGGTTTAGGCGCCTCCATCGTCTTCCCTTGCTCCATGGCCTACATGGGGTGTGAGAGACTAGTGGTTAGAACAAGAGCAGGGAGGGGCGAGAGGCAGGCAAGAATTAAGGGCTGTAGCAGATAagtatatgtgtgcatgtgtcagGCTACTGTTATAAAGGCACAGCAGCAAAGCTGAGAGGAAAAGGTGGCAACCTTCCCTGAGCGCCTGGATTTGTGAGTTGTTTTTGCAGGATTGCCAGGTTTCCCACTGActgctgctcctgtgcctttaacggcCTCTTGATTTGCAGACCTTATCAGCTTAGAAAGCTGTAGGTAGCTGTAGATGTTGACCTTGTAGATCAAGCTCTCCCCTCAGATCAAGCTCTCCCCTCATCAGTTGGCAACCCAACTCATGGGGCGTTGGGGCTATGGACATGCTCTAGTGCCTGTGCTCATCGCTTGCTTCTACCACGGCTTGTTTAAAGGGTGTCAGCAACTGACCTGTGGTCTTTTTCCGGCCCCTCCTGCCAGCCCTGCTCAGTCCCTGTTTTTCCCAGGCCCCTTGGATGTAGCTCTCTGCGGGAGCAATCTTGTGATGTCATCCTTCCCTCTATGACCTCTCACTCCATTGCCATGGATCTGCCTGCAGAGTTGTTGAGCCAAGGCAGGTTGGTCCCTGGGATTGCCATCTTTTTGTGTTTCACGAGAGGGTTCTTGTGGATGCAGCAGCCACAATGTGGACAGCAGAAATGCAATAGAGACAGAGGTTGCCGCACGGCGGTTATAAAGACACAATAACTCTACCAGGAAAATTACTGGTGGTTTATGGCACGAGAAcaacagtgggtccaacagtcaaggtGGTGGTTACTTTGACGCTGCTaactcagcaaaaacaatgcaacaGGCAGCAGTCATGAGTTaatggtctctgcagccacagattctccagcagtttgactccacccccagaggcgcactccattgtctttcgagacagacggatgtcgGCCAACCATTCCCAGCTCAAGAGGTACATGGTAGAGGTGTCTAAAATGATGTGCAGTGCGGAGAAATAGATAgatattccccccctccttcacTCATAATGTTATAAACCAGTGGCCTCATTCGGTTAAGATGAAGCGTGGGGGATTTGGGACAGACCACAGGAAGGCCTTCTTCACATGGCATGTAGCTGGAatctggaactcactgccacaggatgtagtgatggccaccaacttggatgactttaaaagggaattagacaaattcatgaaggagaaggcCTCTAATGGATCGGCTGCTAGTCATAATAGCTGTATGCCACCATCAGGATCACAGCTGAAAACTGTCTAtgtgtaaaactaataaaaatattttttaaagaagaaaagaggaaatcCTGGGTTAAAATCTTGTTCTGCCATAAGCTTACTCACTGGCCTTAGGCAAGCTGCCATCATTtatcctcccccttcccatctGCAATAAAAGTGGCCTActtcgcagggctgttgtaaggactAATAAAATGTCATTTGCACGCTGTGAACTCCTAAATACCATTGTGCCTCTAATTATTTTAGCTAATTAGGATTCTACCTAATGTGAGTCATATTCagactagacccattgaaattcattaaTGGGTCAATTCATTTCTGTAGGTCTGTGTTGAGTTGGACACAATTCTCAACTCCTGGATTCTTGACCAGTTTGAGTTGGCAGCTGTGCCGAGTAACatcacattaatttttttaacattcacAACTGGAATACTGTACATATTTATGAATTCAATAGCAGAATTTCATGGGTCCCAGGGAAAAGCTCATGGGTGTGGACATTGTCTCCATCTAGtggaagaaacaaaaacacacttttctgaagtgCAAACTTTTGACCAAACGCTAATGTCCCCTCCGAACACTTACCCAAACTATTGTTTATCATTGTTATATAGACTGTCAAATCAAGTGGGCTTTTAGCAACCATGGGCATTAAATTTCATGCCTAACTGATATTGCagaattaaaatgtttaaaaaataaataagaatggaATGCCTGAATAGCTCCATTTGGACCCCTCTTCCAAATGTCTTCCAACGCTCTGAAAAAGGAAACAAATGATTAAAGAACTAGAAGGAGTGTTGCATAGCAGTTAGTGTCGgccctgggagactagggttcgaaTCACCACTTAGCTATGAATCTCACTGCGCGAcggggggccagtcactgcctcagcCCACTCTGCCCCACAGTGTTGTTGTGGGAATGAAATGAGAAGGTGGGGGACCAGGtacaccaccttaagctccttggagaaaaaggcagaagggtaatacagtggtacctcgggttaagtacgcttcaggttaagaactctgctaagaacagaaatcgtgctctggcggcgcagcggcagcaggaggtgctaaagtggtgcttcaggttaaatatgcttcaggttaagaacggacctccggaacgaattaagtacttaacccgaggtaccactgtaataataatatttataccacacccatctggttgggttttcccagccactctgggaggcttccagcacatataaaaacataataaaatgtcaaacattaaaaacttcccgatacagggctgccttcagatgtcttctaaaagttgtgcagttctttatctctgatgggagggcattccacagggcaggtgccactgtagacaagtccctctgcctggttccctgtaacttgcaAACTCAAtaaatgagttacaggtaggtagccgtgttggtctgccatagtcaaaacaaaattaaattaaaaattccttcaagtagcaccttagggaccaactaagtttgttcttggtatgagcttttgcgtgcatgcacacttctaaaaCAGAGGGAGCACTTGGGCAAATCCTGCCTCCTTAAAAGCACCAGATTCACCTTAAATTATCTTTTCCCAAACCTAGGACCCTCCAGCAATTTTGGACTATGCCAGCACCATAAAGCtgtgctggtgggggctgatgggagttgtagtccaaaacatctgggttttgggggggaagctgccttagggcaggcataggcaaactcggccctccagatgttttgggactacaaatcctataATCCCtgagaccactggtcctgttagctagggatcgtgggagttgtagtcccaaaacatctggagggccgagtttgcctatgcctgccttagggtCTCTTAGGCTTGCAAGCCGGCGCTGGCAGCGAGAAAACAAGGGAAGCAGTAACTTATCCACACACCTCCCCAGTTCCCCAAATGTGCGTGAAGGTTGCCAGCTGGCGGGACTACGCCTCTCAGAAACCAGCAGAGGAAGCTTGATGATGCCACAGGCAAGAACCGCCTAgagatgagttacaggtaggtagccgtgttggtcagccatagtcaataaataaataaataaataaataatccttccagtagcaccttagagaccaactaagcttgttcttggtatgagctttcgtgtgcatgcatctgaagcatcgtgtgcatggtatctgaagaagtgtgcatgcacatgaaagctcataccaagaacaaacttagttggtgctggaggagactcttgagagtcccatggactgcaaaaagatcaaac
This is a stretch of genomic DNA from Lacerta agilis isolate rLacAgi1 chromosome 17, rLacAgi1.pri, whole genome shotgun sequence. It encodes these proteins:
- the LOC117039104 gene encoding uncharacterized protein LOC117039104, whose product is MEQGKTMEAPKPPSHITTKGLFNTAMGPLQRQLRSGEYNLFKCATMFESDFVQVSKRGGTLDVHNQVQMVRVAIAATSPGLQVPNVLLLARPIFPPRQQPQSLQAARLHRTSMNMKFELTRSSSFLSLCPCRLLPLCFVKISIHDFDKQQLRFKMSTGRTFYLQLCPLPDTQESEFESWVKVVHLLRPPSDISLKKEPVEDLWKPGQPALNATANPAPQLPVDREYTLAEVLSTLQEEEDKRNPAEPLENLYSILEPSNSPSPTPSQGIPTESESLPPSEGPNSKELLQRSSKGNKKDRRPKDHSSGSRKSSRRKRSSKSRRSHSSKRAASRSPSKISSILMGSFSSTSHKHRKGSRKGDRERRH